In the Pocillopora verrucosa isolate sample1 chromosome 4, ASM3666991v2, whole genome shotgun sequence genome, TTCACTATAATTAAGGctcttttcaaactttgaacTTCACATGAGGCGAACTAAACTGCAATTTTGGTCGACCCCAACGGGTAATGTTCGACCGTTGGGTCTTTCGTAGAACATAATTCGTCGAGCCAAATTTAGAGCAGCAAAAACGAATATTTCGGTCAGagagatttcaaataaaacaatttgaaatttaatcattACCACGAAAAGATCGATCTTCACATGTTCTATCCGTCCGATGCAGACGGATAGAACGTGTTGGTCGATCCAAATTCAGTTGGACGAACTCAACTGATTTAAAAATCGAACTCAACTTGAACTTGATTCTCTCAGTGGACTTCTCAAGTGaagttcgacgtttgaactgGACCTTACTGAGACATTTTCCCTGTCGATTTTACCGTGTGACCGTTGCGCCTATCCTTTTAGAGGTTCTTCAATGCTTTGATCCGGCTACTAGCGACATAATGATCTTAGCCTTAACTGGAAGAACAAGATTGTTATGTTGCACGAGGAACACAAGAAGCTTGGAAACGATCCTCGAACGACGAAGAATGTCATATGCGGAATGTCCTGCGTGGCAAATTAATGGAACTAAGAAGTGCTTTTGATCTCGCACACAATGACTGGAGATCTGTCTTTACGATTGAGTTCATGTACGCTAGATTTTGCGCTCCCACTTCGACTTGAGCTTTTATCGTGGTCATAGTCTTAGAGATTGTTCGATGATAGTATCTCTATagctgtgtttttccttttttttctcgtaaagATGTATGTTTTGACGGCTTTCACGAAAGTCCGTAATTGCACGCGTGCTAGGGCGTATCTGccaactgattttttttaaagtctttttaTAATTCCATAAATGCAAAAAGGTCGCAACAATATATGGTATGTCTCTTATGGGTACAAATCCTAAAGCTGCATTGCTGATGTCGGGCTGCATGATAATTTAATTTGCGGCGATGTTCTATGGCTTCGAAATAAACTCACATTGAGTGGAACAAAAGTCTTACACTGTTGCAGTTCGTCCACGACCATGTCTAACATCTGCATCAACGTGTAGTGAGTTCTCACCCTCCCTTCGAGGCGCGAAGGAATGGAACTGCTGACGCAACTGGTGGCTACGTGCAGATGTGCGCAAGCTGAAGTGCTGTGCCGTGGCGAACACTGGGTAAAACGAATGACTGACACTGTTGCGTAACCTGCGGGGTATCGAACgtatttctttcttgaatcGACGGTGTCTGAATGGATAGAGAAACGGGTTCGCCAGCGAATTCAGGTTAAAACAGGTGACTGGAAGCCAACCACCAATAATGAATAAAGAACGCATGCTCGGGAATGACTCGGCAGCGTCAAGAATTTCAGAGAAGGAATATACGTAGACTAGCAGTAGAACAGTTGGTAAAGTGAATAGGATAAAATTTGATGACACCAGCACTGCTATTTTCCTCGCTAGTCTCGCTTCACGTTTAATGCCGAACTGCATGCTGGATCTCCTTGCATAGCAGAATATCAAAATGTAAAGTCCTAGACTGATAAGGTAAAGAAGTACAAATATGGCCGAGATGCTTAAAGTTATGTTAGATGTTTGTAACAGATGTTTTCCTGTATGGAAGGGCATCGTGCACTGGAACCATCTGTGATATTCTAGCTTTCTTACGCCAAACAAAGGCAAGCTCGCAAAGGTGATCGCTCCTGTCCACACAAGAATTAAAATGATGAGCAAAGTTCTGGTTTTAACCTTGCCTCTGCATCTCTGGAAGTACACTATGACAAGATATCTTTCTACAGTTAGCATGAGAGAGGTGAATACAGCTGTAACCTGGCCTATAGTGAATACCATGCCCATGTATGTGCAGGTGGAGGTGTCCGTTTCCATAACAACTCGCGGCTTAACGTTTGAGTCACTGAATATGTTGTATTTGGCGATCATCACGCTGTGAACACCAATCAGAATATCGCTTAACGCCATACTGCCAACCAAGACGAATGAAATGTTATTCCTTAACAGTCTTGACGTCATAATCACAATGAGAACAGACATGTTGAGAACAACAATCAATCCTCCTAAGGCATACTGTGAAAGGAACAGTTTTCGAGGAAAGTCGTACAACTTTGTTAAATACGGTACAACGACATCGCGGTGGTAGCAATCCGAGCTGAAGTCACAGAAGCATTGTGGCGAGAAGCCTTGTCTCACAAATTGCGCAGAAACTCCATAATTTACTGCCTTAGGGTAGTAGTAAAACTCCTCGAGAGTTACGTGACACTTCATCTCGCTTATCTCTCCTTCCCCACTCAAGCCATTTCCACTGAATTCCTCGTAATCTCCCATTTCCTCATCTCCTGACATTGTTTCATTTCCGGGAATCTTAAGGAGGTCGCAGGCAGAGCAGTGCGAGCTCCACGTAACCCCAAGAATCTCTTTGAGTTCGGGCATGTGAAGGATATGCTGATTGGGTATCCAGCCCTCGTTGCCGTTAATTTTGAGAACTTCAAGAAATGGCATGTCTCCTGTGGGATCCCCGTTCCATTCCTTCAGATTGTTGTTTTGGAGATCTCTAGATTATGAAAAATTacttcttttgaataaaatgaacttttgtttaataaaaagAGTACTTTCTCTTTGTAACGAATAACGAACAATCAGGCTGGTACGTCATAGAAATTACCTGAAAACGAGGTAGGATTTACGTGAGAGAGGATGAAGCGAAAAGACTGGATCCTTCATATTAGTATCATTCCCAAAAGAATTCCTCATATGCATGTTATTTTACGACTGTCTCGTTTTCGGAGATCTAAGGAAGACCTGAAAATAACCAATTTTTTGTTGCgatctttgctttcttttggaCATCTATCCGTTCACCATCAAAGACAAGCAAGCAGCGTGCACAGTTCACGGAGCATTATTCCCTGTGGATTTAATACCTACGTCCATGGGAAGGTTTCTTTAGGGATAGAGGCTGTAAGGGGAATTCAGTCTCATCACATGCCTGTCCGTTGCTCTGTACAAGTGTTCCAGTATTTTAACCAAAAATTAGTTAGGAAAGGATTCATTAAAAAACTTACAAGATACGCAGGTTAGTCAAGCCTTTGAATGCATGTTCGTTGATGATTTCAATGCTGTTGTTTGACAAAgatctgaaaggaaaaacatttctcTTTGGTTAATTCCAAATGAGATATTCGACTCTTTGTGGAAAATACGTAAACTACGTAAAAAAATATCGCTTTGTTGCATCTGACAGTTATAAATCAGATCAGCAAATATACTAAATAAGTAAACGTTGTGTTACTATGTTGTGAGAATCCTATGCAGTGTCATAGGGGATTATTACAAAGTACCCGAATCCCGTCGGAATGCGTCTGTCGTGACTCGTATACCATGAATTAATTGTCCCCACCTAAGGTCTTAAGACGTTGATGAGGCCCagccaataaaaacaaaaaaaaatgcttttacaCTGCAATGAACCTCGCACAAAACATTAATCATAGCGCGGGCACTTACAGAAACTCGAGGTTGTGAAGGTTTGTAAAGATGTCCCTTGGTATTACTCTGATTCCATTATCAGCAAAGGACCTGCGGATCGAAAAATTGCTGTTATATCAAACAAATCTCACTTTCGAGTTAATGACAGTGTCCTTGCGGACACCCATTATCAATGATCTTAAAAAGGcgaatttaataaataattgaacATAGATAAGCGGACATATTACTGCGACATAACGCGGGGGCAAGTCACTTCGGCGGAAATAAGAAACTTTCGTTGGTAAATTAGATTTTGGAGGAATTACCTCGAAGTACATCTTCAAGGTGCTTCTTCATCCACTGTTTACAGATCAAATGGGAATTCggaatgtttttttatttgtaggGGGAGGAAAACCAGAGAATCCGGGGGAAAACACCCCTGCAGCAAGAACGCGAATTAACCATAAACTGAGATTAGTGGTGAGGAATATAAGCACCCTAATCACTGCGCTGTTCCCTGCTCCGGCGCTCCGTGTTTTAAAACCGCGTGCAGTAATCCGTGAAGCTTTCATGATATTTCAGAGTTCTTAAAGGTGGTTGTGCTCTTAATTCAAGCCTCTTAGTCTTGCTGTCAATTCTCAATTGTTTATGGATTTCATAGAACATTCCTTGAAAATGTGCAAATCTCTCTTAATAATATGGACCATAGAAGTGCTTTAGTATTTAGTGCGACAAAACCGAGGTCATTATTATCGATGTTTACGGTtttcaattgatattttcttctttcaaaagggaaaaattaacgGGGATAGTTCGTAGGGATTAAACTTTAATAAGAGGAAGCCTCAAAGCGTTGAATGTAGTCTAAACATTGCATTTAAAAAGACATGAAACAAATTAACTACACCTATTCATTCTCCCTTGCCTGGAGCATGCAACAAAGTTTTGAGATAACTGATCTTCTTTTACGAAGCGTTCTCCAGTGCAGGCTACTAAcacttaaaaagaaaagcaagtcGCTTAGTCTGTATTTCTGGTCAGGAAGTGTTTCAGCCATCGCTtacattttataaatttttttttcttaacaatcATTTGCGTAGCAATGCAAGAGTGCTCTACGATACGTTCTTCGCTTTAAAGTTTCAATAACGGCATAACCGAGTTATGATCctctaaattttttgttttaagtgtcTCACTCATTACTTACAAAAAGTGGAGTTGCCTGGAAGAGTTGAATTCTACCGGCTCCTCCAGTTTGTTCACGACACATCTTCCATAGACACGATTCTTGTCATCGTGCGCGCACCAACACTGTGAAGAACACGGAGTCCAGCTGGAAAGATTCCTCATTTGCGTGATCTCTCCACGACAGTAACATCGACAGAACGCAAAAAATGCCAGTAAAAGTAGAAATGTGTTCATCCTGTATCAAGAGAAAATAAccagatttctttctttctgtgttTATCACATCACTTTTGGTGTCATATGGATGCACGACGAAAACGATCGTCTGTAATATAACTACACTTGATAggttaaaaaaatacaagtcacagtcattcattttttttttcttttcagcaaaaTAAATGTGTTTGTCAGGGcagtcattcattttttttttcttttcagcaaaaCAAATGTGTTTGTCAGGTCCTTTAATCTTACagtttttaccaaaaaaatcaGGACTCAAACCGTTTAAATCAGTGCTATTATTGTTCTGGGGTAGTCTGGTTATCGACGAAACATTTCGATTCGTAATTTAAGTGTGTTTCATTTTAGGGATCACTGCCTATCGATTTTTGCCATCGATTGTCAGTTACCTTGTCGAGTTCGCTTGCTACTctccaagaagaaagaaatgaacTGTATTGCCTGTTTGCAAAGCAAGGTGTTCAAATGTCTGCTGTCTATTTTCGTAGGCATTGGACAATGCTTTAATGTAAACATATTGTTAATTTGCAAGGGGAAATATGTCCTGATTTATAAGCGTGACAAATATGATTTCCCCTTGCCAACAAATTTGGCTTTTAACCGAAATAATAAgagtttttcctttcctttaaagGCGGAAACTAGgattttgtttaagaaaactGTATTTAGGAAAAGTTATTTTAAGCctgcttttaaatattttttggtgtcGCCACCACATTTTCGCCATTTTCTAGTATTGTAAATGTTAATTGTTTTGCGCATCCTTTACAGTCGCCAGCGATAGAAATCTGGATCCAGGAGCAATACAGGCGATTAACGCCGTGCTCATAATACAAAATGTAAGGGTTATTTTGACGGTGCAAAGTTTGTGTGCGAAGCAATTAACaacttgtcaaaaaaaatacaacaacttGATGGAGGTTTTTACCTATTTGAATGGAAGAACATCATCTGGTATCGAAATTGAATCGAAAAGATATGATTCATTTAAGTTTCGCATTTCGTATATTATGCTAGGTGCGAGCGATGTTTCCGTGCTCAATAGTAAGATGAATAATGCATGAATTAAGGCTTCAGGAGATTACTTCATTATCATCAGAGGCTCTAGGAAAAGCATGGCACTCCCCTCTGTTTCAAAATTATCCGTATATAGgcagaacaaattaaaattgcatGGTAGGTGGACTATTTTGgcacaaaattatcttgttctGACAAAGTAACGTTGTATTAGTCAAATATGCTTTTTGTATTCCGAGCATCAAGTGACAGGGATTTTATCATATTTAGATTTGCTTCCCTTCTGTTTCCTTCctaatggtaaattttgaaaaggcTCTGCTCTACAGTTGAAAAATTGCCATTGCAAATATCCTGTCTGACTTGATTTTTTCCTCTACGTTCaaagatcatttttaaaaaaatttacatcacGATATCTGCTTATCCTAAACCTGGAACTCTAAAGATCTAATGGGCAAAACTTGAAAGGAAATCTAGATTAAAAACAGCTTGTAAAAGAGCCAGTTACATTCGACTGTCAATTGGAGCCTTAAAGGAAGAGAAGAGTAGCGAATAAAAAAGTTATGGAGCCTCAAGTGACCATATTTTCATTACTACTCTACAGGAAGATAAACGAAGTTCTTTCATGACCTGGCATCCTGTCTGTcgctttttaattaaaaacgaGTTTTTGAGGCGGCAGAAGGCTCTTGGAAGACAAATTCTGggctaaaatatcaattttttggtCGCGTTTAGTCCCAGCTGCTTACAAGCTGTTTAAAACTCGGTTACTATACATGAGTTTTTTTCACGCGTAGACgaaagaaaaactaattttttgctCCCTTAACCAGTCCGGTCAACTAATGGATACTGAACATCCGTGTTCCGACCTCAGAATTAGTTTacatttgcaattttgtttcTGAGTGAGTACTGAAAGCCTTATCAATTACATATCACACTTAAATGCTTAAAAGGAGAGCTTCCTACGCGCTCCCACAAGAAAATATATCAGccataaaggaaaaaatgtttaaggtaaCAGCGATAATATCCTGaagataaaaaagcaaattcgATCGTTTGGCATCTCAAACCTAAAGCCTCTTTTTGAGTGAACAATCATGATGGTTTTAATCAGGAGTTGAATCATAGCATTCAGTTGAATAGCTGAATTTAAATTGCAGCGGGGAAAGGTGACACTATTAGTAAGATAGCAAAGAGTTCAGGCGCAATTTTCGATTAAAAGGAATAAATCCCGATCGCTCTTTTCTACCTTAGATAACTTCTGTTGTGCTTAGGAAGACTCACCTGCAGAAAAAATGATGCGAGGTCGAATATCTTCTAGTCAAAACTCAATATATCATTGGATTTTGTGGTTATCCTGCTTAAAAAATGATTATGAAGACGTTATGTCTCTGAGTTGTCTCACGGTTGCAGTTACTAATTCCCGATCCTTCGAGCACAAACTTAAGGGAATGATTTCATTAAGAATGGCCTGGTCAGCTTTATCAATCTCTTTTACAGTGATAGCTCATTCCGGTCAAAACAAttaatgaaagtttttatttatttcctgttGGGTGGATGTCtgaatttataaatttctttcagttttacgACTAGAAGGAAGAGCCACCTGTAATGTTAAAATAGCTACCTATTGCAGCGAGGGGTAGTAAGAAGTTTTGTTTATCAGAGATGTAGCGTTTCCATGTTTCTCAACGATTTgtggttttatttcattttaaaatttgaaagaggATATTTTATCGTCGAGGTTTCCTCCATACCTAACTTCACCATCGTAGTTATATATTCGAGCTTTgaggcgttttttttttattattttcttatgATATTTTTAGAGTGCGTCAGTAACGATAACGTCGGCtcgtttttttccttcaaaatatgGAACAAAATCAATAGTAAGGTACCAGTTTACGCTGAAATAAATATGTGTTTTTAGAACATGCATACTGCCTTTTCCTCTGTGGTTCTCTTTCTTGCTCAAATATATTTGACAAAGTCAAGCTTTATGAAATTTTGGATGatcttcctttattttttcatcaaaacaggCCTAGACAAACCCCTTTCAGTTATTAAATGGCAATGTGAAtgataatatttatttacatagGAAACTTTGCTGCTAGTTTCTCATCTCATTGTGGAGATAAAAATGATGGGAAAGCCATTTTCACAGAATCGTTTTGACTTGATTAAAAAGCATGAAATACTAAGCTTGTTTAGTCGGGTGCTGTGTTGATGGTTACgaagtatataaaaaaaaaaacgtcctTTATTAGAATTGTTCATTATTGAGATTGTTTCCCTCACTCTATTACATGTTCACGCTTATCAAAGCGAAGCTGTAAGCGTCGTTTATTTCCGGCCAAGGAATAAGTCGCAAACATTATTGCAAGCTAGGCTACATATTCGATTGGAAAaaaagaggggggagggggggggggtgcatAACAAGGCTAGAAACGTGTAATCACTGTAACTTCGAGCCGTTTGTGTAGTACAGCGTCCAAATTAAAAACCAATGCTTTTTAGAGTATCCCGTTGCGGTTTGGTTTTAAAGGTTTGTGGATATTTCCAAATGTTTGGTTTCCTAACTACACCCCGCAGGCTTAAGGAAGTTTACGACAATAATCGTGAAATAACTaaacttcctgttttttttttgtcaaacttTGACATGTCCTCTCATTTAGGGTTCTCCATGTTCATAGCTTTGAATTTATTTCCGTCGTAGTTATTTTggtttctctccttttttttctcatttgaggAAAACTTTTAATCCAATGTTATAAGCCCTTCAATTTGTCGAATTGATTACTAAACGTaggtgttttttttcccttaaaagaTAAATCCTCGGAACTAATAAGTATCGCACAAATGACAGAGCGGAGTCTCATCCGGGATAGCTTCACAATCACGACAGGATTTCGTCGGACTTCGGAAAGGCCACTTACAACAATTTGCATCACATCAGTTGAAACACGAGGGCAAGAATCTTTTAAACGTTTCTTGTAATCTCgattatttttccctttttcagcaTTCGTTTTCTTGTAAGTCCACTAGAACATGAAAACTCCTGTACGTGAAGCTTTCATATTGGAAGGAGGGTTTTTTTCCTTGGAAGTTTTCCAAAAGCATAGACATAAGCGAAGGTGAAGTGCGCAATTGTCGTGGATTACTCCCCAGCGAAAAACCCAAGGAAGTCTGGTGACTTTACTTCATTACTCTCAGATGACTCTGAAATGCCATTACAGTTTGCCAGAAAGCAGTATCATGGATCAAGAAATGGGAGAACGCTAGCTATGAATAAGTCTCtacctttaaaagaaaataaaggggCTCTCTCTTTGTGAGAATGATTTAGATTAATGTTAGAAGATCAAAACACATATACAATGCACCCTTATA is a window encoding:
- the LOC131795634 gene encoding follicle-stimulating hormone receptor-like isoform X1, producing MRMNTFLLLLAFFAFCRCYCRGEITQMRNLSSWTPCSSQCWCAHDDKNRVYGRCVVNKLEEPVEFNSSRQLHFLSFADNGIRVIPRDIFTNLHNLEFLSLSNNSIEIINEHAFKGLTNLRILDLQNNNLKEWNGDPTGDMPFLEVLKINGNEGWIPNQHILHMPELKEILGVTWSSHCSACDLLKIPGNETMSGDEEMGDYEEFSGNGLSGEGEISEMKCHVTLEEFYYYPKAVNYGVSAQFVRQGFSPQCFCDFSSDCYHRDVVVPYLTKLYDFPRKLFLSQYALGGLIVVLNMSVLIVIMTSRLLRNNISFVLVGSMALSDILIGVHSVMIAKYNIFSDSNVKPRVVMETDTSTCTYMGMVFTIGQVTAVFTSLMLTVERYLVIVYFQRCRGKVKTRTLLIILILVWTGAITFASLPLFGVRKLEYHRWFQCTMPFHTGKHLLQTSNITLSISAIFVLLYLISLGLYILIFCYARRSSMQFGIKREARLARKIAVLVSSNFILFTLPTVLLLVYVYSFSEILDAAESFPSMRSLFIIGGWLPVTCFNLNSLANPFLYPFRHRRFKKEIRSIPRRLRNSVSHSFYPVFATAQHFSLRTSARSHQLRQQFHSFAPRREGENSLHVDADVRHGRGRTATV
- the LOC131795634 gene encoding follicle-stimulating hormone receptor-like isoform X2, which encodes MNTFLLLLAFFAFCRCYCRGEITQMRNLSSWTPCSSQCWCAHDDKNRVYGRCVVNKLEEPVEFNSSRQLHFLSFADNGIRVIPRDIFTNLHNLEFLSLSNNSIEIINEHAFKGLTNLRILDLQNNNLKEWNGDPTGDMPFLEVLKINGNEGWIPNQHILHMPELKEILGVTWSSHCSACDLLKIPGNETMSGDEEMGDYEEFSGNGLSGEGEISEMKCHVTLEEFYYYPKAVNYGVSAQFVRQGFSPQCFCDFSSDCYHRDVVVPYLTKLYDFPRKLFLSQYALGGLIVVLNMSVLIVIMTSRLLRNNISFVLVGSMALSDILIGVHSVMIAKYNIFSDSNVKPRVVMETDTSTCTYMGMVFTIGQVTAVFTSLMLTVERYLVIVYFQRCRGKVKTRTLLIILILVWTGAITFASLPLFGVRKLEYHRWFQCTMPFHTGKHLLQTSNITLSISAIFVLLYLISLGLYILIFCYARRSSMQFGIKREARLARKIAVLVSSNFILFTLPTVLLLVYVYSFSEILDAAESFPSMRSLFIIGGWLPVTCFNLNSLANPFLYPFRHRRFKKEIRSIPRRLRNSVSHSFYPVFATAQHFSLRTSARSHQLRQQFHSFAPRREGENSLHVDADVRHGRGRTATV